Proteins encoded by one window of Seriola aureovittata isolate HTS-2021-v1 ecotype China chromosome 4, ASM2101889v1, whole genome shotgun sequence:
- the LOC130167187 gene encoding homeobox protein goosecoid-like produces MDGSRVSDFSIERILSPQLGHKPPVMEFPPEGYLQGIPGGFSLDSGNLRPPAPVPVPVSVPGCLQYQGMSFGDVFYAAGFHRTDLSSICPNPGVYVHFSGRDSADAQPLLGYHGYHHTEVSQPREKGRMRTVFTNSQTKQLEALFEFTDYPGMEARAELARSTGLSEETVRVWFKNRRARRKRQRSGSKVKSPSPPPCIGAEKSLFTSFL; encoded by the exons ATGGACGGAAGCAGAGTGTCGGACTTCAGCATCGAGCGCATCCTCTCCCCACAGCTCGGACACAAGCCGCCGGTAATGGAGTTTCCACCAGAGGGGTATCTCCAGGGGATCCCCGGTGGATTCAGTCTGGACTCTGGGAACCTCAGGCCTCCTGCGCCGGTCCCAGTACCAGTGTCAGTGCCAGGCTGCCTGCAATACCAAGGGATGAGCTTTGGAGATGTGTTTTACGCAGCCGGTTTCCATCGCACAGACTTAAGCAGCATTTGTCCAAACCCTGGAGTGTATGTGCACTTCAGCGGCCGGGACTCTGCAG atGCTCAGCCGTTGCTGGGCTACCATGGCTACCACCACACCGAGGTGTCGCAGCCGCGTGAGAAGGGCCGGATGAGGACCGTGTTCACCAACAGTCAGACCAAGCAGCTCGAGGCGCTGTTCGAGTTTACCGACTACCCGGGGATGGAGGCGCGCGCTGAGCTAGCGAGGAGCACCGGGCTGAGCGAGGAGACGGTCAGG gtgtgGTTTAAGAACCGCAGGGCCCGGAGGAAGCGACAGCGAagtgggtcaaaggtcaaatcaCCCTCCCCTCCACCCTGCATTGGAGCAGAGAAGAGtctcttcacctccttcctctAA
- the LOC130167185 gene encoding piggyBac transposable element-derived protein 3-like: MERSLPESTGVMEPVNYFRQLFHREVIEDVVRETNLYALQCNVTRPLNATVAEMEQFIGVCFYMSVHGLPKTRLYWNPQTRVEMVANTITVNRWENIKRYLHFADNNNQAPGGDKLFKVRPLLNFLKDSFNKIPMDEMLCVDEQMVPFKGKSQLKQYIPMKPKRWGYKFFILADQHGIVYNFDVYTGSIQPHPGFPDIGASGNIVLQLASAIPTNISYKLFFDNWFCSVDLQVLLEKKKIHSVGTVRQNRLAGCTFMDDGAMKAKGRGTHQEKMTIHDGVTLWAVKWFDNCPVTLLSTFVGANPTTEVQRWDKKKKEMIRVPRPNIVSVYNKSMGGVDLLDSLIALYRTKIRSKKRYHRIVFHMLDLTLEAWLLYRRDCQSQIPENAQLPLLDFKLQVATCLCMENKVSNKRKGRPSQVVVLEKKKRGRPSFVPSDPIRKDNTDHWPL, translated from the coding sequence ATGGAAAGATCTCTCCCAGAGTCAACTGGAGTAATGGAACCAGTAAATTACTTTCGCCAACTTTTCCACAGAGAAGTAATAGAAGATGTTGTCAGGGAAACTAACCTGTATGCTTTACAGTGCAACGTCACTAGACCCCTCAATGCTACTGTTGCAGAAATGGAGCAGTTCATTGGAGTGTGTTTCTACATGTCTGTCCATGGATTGCCAAAAACCAGGTTGTACTGGAACCCCCAAACGAGGGTGGAGATGGTCGCAAACACCATTACAGTGAATCGATGGGAAAATATCAAAAGATATCTCCACTTTGCTGACAACAACAATCAGGCGCCAGGGGGAGACAAGTTGTTCAAGGTGAGACCTCTCCTCAACTTCCTCAAGGACAGCTTCAACAAAATCCCTATGGATGAAATGCTCTGCGTGGATGAGCAGATGGTGCCCTTCAAGGGGAAAAGCCAACTAAAGCAGTACATACCTATGAAGCCGAAGCGCTGGGGGTACAAGTTTTTCATCCTTGCAGACCAACATGGCATTGTATATAACTTTGACGTGTACACAGGGTCCATTCAGCCCCATCCTGGATTCCCTGACATTGGTGCCAGTGGAAACATTGTGCTACAGCTGGCCTCAGCTATCCCAACCAACATTTCGTATAAACTGTTCTTTGACAACTGGTTCTGCAGTGTGGACCTGCAGGTACtcctggagaagaagaagatccaTAGTGTCGGAACTGTGAGACAGAACCGTCTTGCAGGCTGTACATTTATGGACGATGGTGCCATGAAGGCAAAAGGACGAGGAACACACCAAGAGAAGATGACCATTCACGATGGTGTGACTCTATGGGCCGTCAAGTGGTTTGACAACTGTCCTGTGACCCTCCTGAGCACATTTGTAGGAGCAAACCCAACCACAGAAGTGCAAAGgtgggacaaaaaaaagaaagagatgatcCGCGTTCCACGCCCCAACATTGTGTCAGTGTACAATAAGAGCATGGGAGGAGTGGATCTTTTGGATTCTTTGATAGCCCTCTACCGCACCAAGATCAGGTCCAAGAAACGGTACCATCGCATTGTCTTCCACATGCTGGACCTGACCCTAGAGGCATGGCTCCTCTATCGAAGAGACTGCCAGTCCCAGATCCCAGAAAATGCCCAACTCCCACTGTTGGACTTCAAACTCCAAGTAGCCACCTGCCTATGCATGGAGAACAAGGTGTCAAACAAGAGAAAGGGGAGACCTTCACAAGTTGTTGTcctggagaaaaagaaaagagggcgCCCCAGCTTTGTGCCATCTGATCCGATCAGAAAGGATAACACAGATCACTGGCCCTTGTAG